TTCAGAGATGCAATTCGTCTTACATCCAGACGTATGCTGCTGTAAAACTTAAGTGCTCTGCCGCCGGTTGTAGTTTCAGGATTGCCGAACATCACGCCAATTTTCATCCGGATCTGATTGATAAATACCACAGCACAATTCGAGTGAGACACTGCACCGGTCAGTTTTCGGAGAGCCTGTGACATCAGCCGGGCCTGAAGGCCTACATGGCTATCACCCATCTCACCTTCAATTTCAGCTCTGGGCACAAGCGCCGCAACAGAATCAATTACTATGACATCGACCGCGTTACTTCTAACAAGCATTTCAGTTATTTCCAGTGCCTGCTCACCGTTTGAGGGCTGAGAGACCAGAAGATCATCTACTATAACACCCAGTCTTTCAGCATAAGTGGGATCAAGAGCATGTTCAGCATCTATAAACGCAACCTCACCCCCATTTTTCTGAGCGCTGGCAATGATATGAAGGGCAAGAGTTGTTTTTCCTGAAGCTTCAGCTCCATATATTTCCGTAACCCTTCCCCTGGGTATGCCTCCAATTCCCAACGCGGCATCAAGAGCAATTGAACCTGTTGAGATTATGTCTATTTTCATGTGAGGGTGTTCACCCAGTCGCATTACCGCACCCTGTCCAAATTGTTTCTGGATCTGGAGAAAAGCCGCTTTTAGAGCTTTTTCCTTCTCGGCAGATTTGCGTTTTTCAGACATTGAACTACCTTTCTGCTAAATGAAGATCGAATCTTTTCAACCTGCTGTACTCCGGTCCAGCCGGAGTCAGTCTGCTGTTAAATATAACCGCTTCATGAAATATACCCTGCAGTACCGGTGGTTCCGGAAGTTGCGGCGATGCGGATGACTTTTTTCGTCTGGCAATCGTTATATGCGGAAGATATTTTTTACTGTTAGTCCTGCCGCGATCATCCGGGATTCCCCCGAGATCTTCCGCCATATGCGAGACTGCGGATGGGAAACTTCCTCCAAGCCAGTATACGAATGGAAGTTGATCCTTACCACAAAAAGATCCAAGTTTATCAAGTGTGAATTCCAGCAGCCCCATTTGTCTGGAAGACAGCAGTTTCTCAACTTCGAGTATTCTATCTCTTTTTATGTCTCCAAAGAATCTTAGAGTCAAGTGCATGTGCTCAGGTTTGACCCATTTGAGTGAGGGGTGAAGATATACTAATTGTTCCTGCCATCCGTGAATTTCCCTGATAATGTGTTCCGGCAGCTCAAGTGCTACGAATATCCTCATTTTCCATCTTCTCGTAATCTCGAATACAACATCGAAAGAAGATAGCTTGCCGATGCTTTTCTGACCACTTCTCTCGATTGTGAACGGGAATGGGGAAAATGCTTCATCTCGGCTGTACAGGATCCGTCTCTGTCGACTGCCATGCAGACAGTTCCAACCGGCTTTTCGCGTGTTCCGCCTGCTGGACCGGCGATTCCTGAAATGGAAATCGAGTAGTCAGTTCCGGTAAGACTTCGTATACCACCGGCCATGACAGTAACCACTTCATTGCTTACTGCGCCAAACTCCTGAATCATTGCTGTCGGCACACCGAGCAAATCTGTTTTTATCCTGTCCGAATAAGCTATGACTCCGCCTGTGAACCATTTTGATGAACCGGGTTCGGAAGTAAGCAACATTCCCAGGAGTCCTCCTGTGCAGGATTCAGCAACTGAAAGAGTTTGTTCATTCCGCCGCAGAATCGCACCGATCTTCCTGACCAGAATCCTGTCAGATAATTCCATAGATTTGATTTCCAATAATGATGATAACCGCTGACAGTACACCGGCAGCAACATCATCAAGCAGTATTCCAGCAGGAGATTTCATTTCGTCAAAAACTGATACCGGCCATGGCTTCAAAATATCAAACAATCGAAATAGGATGAATGCAACGGTAATTCCCGCAATACCCCATGAAACAGGAACTGCAAGGCATGCAATCCAGCACCCTGCAAATTCATCGATCACCACCCGCGAGGGATCATCGCCCCATAATCTCTGACCGATTGAACCGCTCCAGTATCCAACTGGAAGAATAACTGCGAGAACAAGTAAATGGAATGAATTTCCAGAAGGGATCAAAAAGAACAGCAATGCGGATATCAGACTTCCGGCAGTTCCGGGAGCAACCGGCAAATACCCCGCTCCAAAGACTGTCGCAATAGCTGTTCCGGTATACCGTGCCAGGTTCTTCACAGCACAAGCCGCCTTAGAATAGATCTGTTTCGCCAGAAATAATCTGCTCCGGAAATTATGGAGAGGAATACAGCGATGAGTATCAGGGTATC
This genomic window from Candidatus Aegiribacteria sp. contains:
- a CDS encoding CinA family protein, giving the protein MMLLPVYCQRLSSLLEIKSMELSDRILVRKIGAILRRNEQTLSVAESCTGGLLGMLLTSEPGSSKWFTGGVIAYSDRIKTDLLGVPTAMIQEFGAVSNEVVTVMAGGIRSLTGTDYSISISGIAGPAGGTREKPVGTVCMAVDRDGSCTAEMKHFPHSRSQSREVVRKASASYLLSMLYSRLREDGK
- a CDS encoding phosphatidylglycerophosphatase A, with translation MKNLARYTGTAIATVFGAGYLPVAPGTAGSLISALLFFLIPSGNSFHLLVLAVILPVGYWSGSIGQRLWGDDPSRVVIDEFAGCWIACLAVPVSWGIAGITVAFILFRLFDILKPWPVSVFDEMKSPAGILLDDVAAGVLSAVIIIIGNQIYGII
- the recA gene encoding recombinase RecA → MSEKRKSAEKEKALKAAFLQIQKQFGQGAVMRLGEHPHMKIDIISTGSIALDAALGIGGIPRGRVTEIYGAEASGKTTLALHIIASAQKNGGEVAFIDAEHALDPTYAERLGVIVDDLLVSQPSNGEQALEITEMLVRSNAVDVIVIDSVAALVPRAEIEGEMGDSHVGLQARLMSQALRKLTGAVSHSNCAVVFINQIRMKIGVMFGNPETTTGGRALKFYSSIRLDVRRIASLKQGDEVIGSRTRIKVVKNKLAPPFRNIECDILHGFGISRHGELIDLGMDIGLITRRGTWYSMEDIQLGQGRENSRTFLQENPDIADSLEMKIREKLEIPGQEDTQEEPGEKKE
- the thpR gene encoding RNA 2',3'-cyclic phosphodiesterase, with the protein product MRIFVALELPEHIIREIHGWQEQLVYLHPSLKWVKPEHMHLTLRFFGDIKRDRILEVEKLLSSRQMGLLEFTLDKLGSFCGKDQLPFVYWLGGSFPSAVSHMAEDLGGIPDDRGRTNSKKYLPHITIARRKKSSASPQLPEPPVLQGIFHEAVIFNSRLTPAGPEYSRLKRFDLHLAER